In one window of Oncorhynchus gorbuscha isolate QuinsamMale2020 ecotype Even-year linkage group LG23, OgorEven_v1.0, whole genome shotgun sequence DNA:
- the LOC124011069 gene encoding LOW QUALITY PROTEIN: N-terminal kinase-like protein (The sequence of the model RefSeq protein was modified relative to this genomic sequence to represent the inferred CDS: inserted 2 bases in 1 codon), whose product MWSFFARDPVKDFNYDILPDTQEKSGIWTLHRGKRKTGGEPLSVFVYEVSTGTEEQTQLAKAAFKRMKTLRHPNILAYVDGLETEKSLYLVTEQVTPLAAYLKAQSEXGGSGELEVSWGLHQTVKALSFLVNDCHLLHNNLGIWAVFVDRAGEWKLGGLDHMTPENGDASTSLPSAKAVHPEMDKYDAPESPNSGEKWAGDVWRLGCLIWEVFNGPLPRASSLRSLGKIPKALVPHYCELVGANARARPNPARFLQNCRAPGGFLNNSFVESNLFLEEIQIKDPAEKQQFFQDLSENLDSFPEDFCKHKVLPQLLTAFEFGNAGAVVLTPLFKVGKFLSAEEYQQKIIPVIVKMFSSTDRAMRIRLLQQMEQFVQYLNDAAVNSQIFPHVVHGFTDTNPAIREQTVKSMLLLAPKLNESNLNQELMRHFARLQARDEQGPIRCNTTVCLGKIAPYLNAGTRQRVLISAFSRATKDPFPASRAAGVLGFAATHNYYSVTESAARVLPTLCTLTVDPDKNVRDQSFKAIKSFLTKLETVSEDPTKLAEIEKDVMSSAQPAGAAASWAGWAVTGVSSLTSKLIRTGPGAEGGSLAENTPVGGGTASPCAGSPVIDGVPGGSEVKPPPASMTLPIASGLASQSDSPKVSEKNEEPIGDRWDDEDWGSLEDPEKVQAADPDDWNSSDWSGMSSVKKKASVGLATSEAVKKQSSDWSSSGWDADDSWSNEKEADGQGQSSPGEETWGNDWEEEGTTAPATKSAALLEGVRLASEYDWDSKGATQTDFLANVSQRAMPTPIATAGDGWSAEPAGDWGAEESWESVDGSQAGLSKAELAKKKREERRKELEAKRAERKAVKGPLKLGARKLD is encoded by the exons ATGTGGTCCTTTTTCGCTCGGGATCCAGTCAAAGACTTTAATTATGACATTTTACCGGACACGCAAGAGAAGTCCGGAATATGGACACTGCATCGAGGCAAGCGAAAG ACGGGTGGGGAACCACTATCGGTGTTTGTGTACGAGGTATCAACAGGGACAGAGGAACAGACCCAGCTAGCCAAGGCAGCGTTCAAACGTATGAAGACCCTCCGACATCCCAACATCCTGGCCTATGTAGATGGTTtggag ACAGAGAAGAGCCTGTACCTGGTCACAGAACAGGTCACCCCCCTGGCAGCTTACCTGAAGGCCCAGTCAGA AGGGGGCTCTGGAGAGCTGGAGGTGTCCTGGGGCCTGCATCAGACTGTG AAAGCCCTTAGTTTCCTGGTGAATGACTGCCACCTCCTCCACAACAACCTGGGTATCTGGGCTGTGTTTGTGGACCGAGCCGGAGAATGGAAGCTTGGCGGTCTGGACCACATGACCCCAGAGAACGGGGACGCCTCCACATCACTACCCTCCGCTAAAGCTGTTCACCCTGAAATGGATAAATACGACGCCCCTGAATCACCAAACAGTGGAGAGAAATG ggctggGGATGTGTGGCGGCTGGGCTGTCTGATCTGGGAAGTGTTCAATGGTCCACTTCCCCGAGCCTCCTCCCTACGCTCCCTCGGAAAG ATCCCTAAAGCATTGGTGCCACACTACTGTGAGCTGGTGGGGGCCAATGCCAGGGCCCGGCCTAACCCAGCCCGCTTCCTGCAAAACTGCAGAGCTCCCGGAGGATTCCTTAACAACAGCTTCGTTGAGAGCAACCTTTTCCTAGAGGAGATCCAG ATCAAAGACCCAGCAGAGAAGCAGCAGTTCTTTCAGGACCTGAGTGAGAACCTGGACTCATTCCCAGAGGACTTCTGTAAGCACAAGGTGCTGCCACAGCTACTCACTGCCTTTGAGTTTGGCAACGCCGGTGCTGTCGTCCTCACACCTCTCTTTAAG gtGGGGAAGTTCCTGTCTGCGGAGGAGTACCAGCAGAAGATCATTCCTGTCATTGTGAAGATGTTCTCCTCTACAGACCGGGCCATGAGGATACGACTGCTCCAACAG aTGGAGCAGTTTGTTCAGTATCTAAACGATGCAGCGGTGAACTCGCAGATCTTCCCTCATGTTGTTCACGGTTTCACAGACACAAACCCAGCCATCAGAGAACAGACTGTCAAG tcCATGCTGCTGCTGGCCCCCAAGCTGAATGAGAGTAATCTGAATCAGGAACTGATGAGGCACTTTGCACGGCTGCAGGCGAGAGACGAGCAGGGACCAATCCGCTGCAACACCACTGTGTGCCTGGGAAAGATCGCCCCCTACCTCAACGCTGGG ACACGGCAACGAGTGTTGATCTCGGCATTCTCTCGGGCCACTAAGGACCCCTTTCCCGCCTCTCGGGCGGCTGGGGTTCTGGGCTTTGCAGCGACCCACAACTACTACAGTGTGACAGAGAGTGCAGCACGGGTACTACCAACACTCTGTACCCTCACTGTTGACCCTGACAAGAACGTTAGAGATCAG TCATTCAAAGCAATAAAGAGTTTCTTGACGAAGCTGGAGACTGTTTCTGAAGATCCAACCAAGCTGGCTGAAATAG AAAAGGATGTGATGTCATCAGCCCAGCCGGCTGGGGCAGCGGCCAGTTGGGCAGGCTGGGCAGTGACGGGGGTGTCTTCTCTGACCTCCAAGCTCATCCGGACCGGCCCGGGGGCAGAGGGGGGCAGCCTGGCTGAGAACACCCCTGTTGGTGGTGGTACTGCATCTCCTTGCGCTGGGAGCCCTGTGATAGATGGAGTACCCGGGG GCTCTGAAGTTAAACCCCCACCGGCCTCCATGACTCTACCCATTGCTTCTGGCCTTGCTAGCCAATCAGACTCTCCTAAGGTGTCCGAAAAGAATGAGGAGCCAATCGGAGACCGGTGGGATGACGAGGACTGGGGAAGTTTGGAG gACCCAGAGAAGGTACAGGCAGCAGACCCAGATGACTGGAACTCTTCTGATTGGTCAGGAATGTCTTCTGTCAAAAAGAAGGCCAGT GTGGGTCTAGCAACTTCTGAGGCGGTGAAAAAGCAGAGCTCTGATTGGAGCAGCTCGGGCTGGGATGCCGACGACAGCTGGTCCAATGAGAAGGAGGCTGACGGCCAGGGTCAGAGTTCACCAGGAGAGGAGACGTGGGGCAAtgactgggaggaggagggaacgaCTGCTCCGGCCACTAAGAGTGCTGCTCTGCTGGAGGGGGTTCGGTTAGCCAGCGAGTATGACTGGGATAGTAAGGGAGCCACGCAGACAGACTTCCTTGCCAACGTGTCTCAGAGAGCAATGCCCACCCCCATTGCTAcg GCTGGCGATGGCTGGAGTGCAGAGCCTGCTGGAGACTGGGGAGCCGAGGAGAGCTGGGAGTCTGTGGACGGAAGTCAAG CAGGCCTAAGCAAGGCAGAGCTGGCCAAGAAGAAacgtgaggagaggaggaaagaactGGAGGCCAAACGGGCAGAACGCAAGGCAGTGAAGGGTCCTCTCAAACTGGGTGCTCGGAAACTTGACTGA